One segment of Nyctibius grandis isolate bNycGra1 chromosome 11, bNycGra1.pri, whole genome shotgun sequence DNA contains the following:
- the NDUFA4L2 gene encoding NADH dehydrogenase [ubiquinone] 1 alpha subcomplex subunit 4-like 2: MKGPLLGGMFSRHVKRHPGLIPLIGFISVGLGSAVLYLLRLALYSPDVSWDRKNNPEPWNKLSPTDQYKFLAVSTDYKSLKKHRPSF; encoded by the exons ATGAAGGGCCCCCTGCTCGGAGGCATGTTCTCCCGGCATGTCAAGCGGCACCCCGGA ctcaTTCCCCTCATTGGCTTCATCAGTGTCGGCCTGGGCAGTGCTGTCCTGTACTTGCTGAGGCTGGCCCTGTACAGCCCGGATGTCAG CTGGGATCgaaaaaataatcctgaacCCTGGAATAAGCTGAGCCCCACGGACCAGTATAAA TTTCTGGCAGTTTCCACCGACTACAAGAGCCTCAAGAAGCACCGTCCCAGTTTCTGA